In the genome of Gloeotrichia echinulata CP02, one region contains:
- a CDS encoding sugar transferase, with product MSTFTTDAKGRVVDNLALLSYLGSVEFSQQPIHPSTLSRTKRFIDILGAIVGLMITGWIAIFVAIATFFVDPGPIFYSQIRCGLHGRPFRIWKFRSMIVDADKRKHLVKNQAQGHIFKSVDDPRITSLGKFLRRTSLDELPQFWNVLLGDMSLVGTRPPTPDEVIYYEPHHWQRLQVKPGITGEWQANGRSSIKDFETIVRMDINYQRKWSIAYDFSLIIKTIWVVFNKSGAY from the coding sequence ATGTCTACTTTTACTACTGATGCCAAAGGTCGTGTTGTAGATAATCTAGCGTTGTTGAGTTATCTTGGTTCAGTTGAATTTTCACAACAACCCATACACCCTTCAACCTTAAGTAGAACAAAACGATTCATTGATATTCTCGGAGCGATTGTGGGACTGATGATTACAGGTTGGATAGCAATATTTGTAGCGATTGCTACTTTTTTTGTTGATCCAGGCCCAATATTTTATTCCCAAATTCGCTGCGGTTTACACGGACGACCCTTCCGGATCTGGAAGTTCCGTTCGATGATTGTTGATGCTGATAAACGCAAACATCTGGTGAAAAACCAAGCTCAAGGTCACATTTTTAAATCAGTTGATGATCCCCGCATTACTAGTTTGGGTAAGTTCTTGCGGCGCACTAGTTTGGACGAATTACCTCAATTTTGGAATGTCCTGTTGGGCGATATGAGTTTAGTGGGCACCAGGCCGCCCACTCCTGACGAAGTGATATACTACGAGCCACACCATTGGCAAAGATTGCAAGTCAAGCCAGGTATTACTGGAGAATGGCAGGCTAATGGTCGGTCTAGCATCAAAGACTTTGAAACTATAGTTCGTATGGATATTAACTACCAGCGCAAGTGGTCTATCGCTTACGACTTCAGTCTGATTATCAAAACTATCTGGGTTGTGTTTAACAAAAGCGGTGCTTATTAA
- a CDS encoding DUF4870 domain-containing protein, with translation MYNAYDSDKRKLLSALSHGAIFFSTTVVSVGIPIAVLFISDDPVVKDNAKESINFHFNVWFYGGILGAIFFLTGWLILPLIVLLPIAGIGYVLHWGLTIWAIINVFGNPDQPFRYPFIFRFL, from the coding sequence ATGTATAACGCCTACGACAGCGATAAGCGTAAGCTATTATCCGCCCTGAGTCATGGAGCCATTTTTTTCAGCACTACGGTTGTATCTGTAGGCATACCTATTGCAGTACTATTCATCAGTGATGATCCTGTTGTCAAAGATAACGCCAAAGAATCCATCAATTTTCACTTTAATGTCTGGTTTTATGGTGGAATTCTGGGAGCTATTTTTTTCCTCACGGGTTGGTTAATATTACCACTAATAGTTCTATTGCCAATAGCAGGAATAGGCTACGTATTGCATTGGGGATTAACAATCTGGGCAATTATTAACGTTTTTGGTAATCCAGATCAACCCTTCCGTTATCCGTTTATTTTCCGTTTCCTTTAA
- a CDS encoding DUF2232 domain-containing protein, which produces MSISNSLPDEPEQEPSPESQIAQNQWVDRQQKLARPQLKVDAPLRMVETAFLASTASLLWFINFYFPLGPVLRIFFPVPIALVYLRWGKRAAWMAAVTSGLLLAVLMGPVRSLLFVMPFAFMGVLLGATWYRRVGWIVSITLGTLLGTLGAFFRVWLLSVLSGEDLWIYMINYVTDITEWIFLMLGLLTSPSVFLIQLGAIALIVFNNFIYLFVVHLAAWLLLDRLGNPISRPPHWVQVLMDYEA; this is translated from the coding sequence ATGAGCATTTCAAATTCTCTACCAGACGAGCCTGAGCAAGAACCATCCCCTGAATCGCAAATAGCCCAAAATCAATGGGTAGATAGACAACAGAAGTTAGCGCGACCCCAACTAAAAGTTGATGCACCCCTGCGGATGGTAGAAACGGCGTTTTTAGCCAGTACTGCTAGCTTGCTCTGGTTTATTAACTTTTACTTTCCTTTGGGGCCGGTTTTGCGGATATTTTTTCCCGTACCCATCGCTCTAGTTTACCTGCGTTGGGGCAAACGAGCCGCCTGGATGGCAGCTGTCACCTCTGGGCTACTATTAGCGGTACTGATGGGACCTGTCCGTAGTCTGCTGTTTGTTATGCCCTTCGCTTTCATGGGCGTGCTGTTGGGGGCGACATGGTATCGTCGTGTAGGCTGGATTGTGTCTATCACCTTGGGGACGTTGTTGGGGACTTTGGGGGCATTTTTTCGGGTGTGGTTGCTCTCGGTGTTATCGGGTGAAGACCTATGGATTTATATGATTAACTATGTAACAGATATCACAGAATGGATATTTCTGATGCTGGGATTATTGACTAGTCCCAGTGTGTTTTTGATTCAATTAGGGGCGATCGCTTTGATTGTATTCAACAACTTTATCTACCTGTTTGTCGTACACCTAGCAGCATGGCTACTGTTAGATCGTCTGGGAAATCCCATCTCTCGCCCCCCTCACTGGGTGCAAGTTTTAATGGATTATGAAGCGTAG
- a CDS encoding carbohydrate ABC transporter permease translates to MNLPNQNRRLQILVMYGILGAIALVTLFPLLWLISTALKSPTENILQSPPQLLPSQPTLENFASVWQSLPFGQYMYNSTLIAVLTVGLNLLFCALAAYPLARLSFVGRDWIFIAIVSTIMIPFQIVMIPLYILTVQLGLRNTYLGMIFPSLASAFGIFLLRQAFMGVPKEIEEAARMDGSSELGLWWYVMLPAISPALVTLAIFVFIGSWSDFLWPLIVIQDENLYTLPLGVAKLAGTFSLDWRLVAAGSVISIAPVMLLFLFLQRYIVPTETGSGVKG, encoded by the coding sequence ATGAATTTACCAAACCAAAATAGACGACTGCAAATTCTGGTAATGTATGGCATCTTGGGCGCGATCGCACTTGTGACGCTGTTTCCATTGCTGTGGTTAATTAGTACCGCCTTAAAATCGCCTACGGAAAACATCTTGCAGTCGCCGCCGCAATTATTACCAAGCCAACCGACTCTAGAAAATTTCGCTAGTGTTTGGCAATCACTACCCTTTGGACAGTACATGTATAATAGCACCCTAATTGCAGTTTTAACGGTAGGTTTGAATCTACTGTTTTGTGCTTTAGCTGCTTATCCTTTGGCACGACTCTCTTTTGTGGGGCGAGACTGGATTTTTATTGCGATCGTTTCGACAATTATGATTCCCTTTCAGATCGTGATGATTCCCCTGTATATTTTGACAGTCCAGTTGGGTTTGAGAAATACTTATTTAGGAATGATTTTTCCCAGTTTAGCTTCTGCCTTTGGTATTTTTCTGTTGCGACAAGCTTTTATGGGCGTCCCTAAAGAGATAGAAGAAGCAGCCCGGATGGATGGTAGCTCAGAGTTGGGTTTATGGTGGTATGTTATGTTACCAGCAATTAGCCCGGCACTAGTAACTCTGGCTATTTTCGTCTTCATTGGTTCTTGGAGTGACTTTCTGTGGCCTTTAATTGTCATCCAAGATGAAAATTTATATACTCTTCCCCTGGGAGTAGCGAAGCTAGCGGGGACATTTTCCTTGGACTGGCGGTTAGTGGCTGCTGGTTCAGTAATTTCGATAGCGCCAGTTATGTTATTATTTCTGTTTCTACAACGCTACATTGTACCTACGGAAACTGGTAGTGGTGTCAAGGGTTAA
- a CDS encoding Crp/Fnr family transcriptional regulator, with amino-acid sequence MEDRYSPQPPAHPWMLTAPFFQGLPEIVVELALSHLVTRTHPANQVILLENDWGGSVYFIVDGWVKIRTYNLEGKEVTLNIIGKGELFGEMAALDEVPRSTDVITLTPTVIGSMPSQDFVKLLQTEPMAGMRLSQLMARRLRQVNRRLRLRESDSQSRVADTLLFLAEGQGKKAQTGTEIPNLPHRELSSLSGLARETVTRVLTRLEKKGLIRRDQDIICIPDLSALEKMIV; translated from the coding sequence ATGGAAGACCGATATAGTCCACAGCCACCCGCCCATCCCTGGATGCTCACTGCTCCCTTTTTTCAAGGTTTGCCAGAAATTGTTGTGGAACTAGCTCTCAGCCATCTTGTAACTCGCACTCACCCAGCCAACCAAGTGATTCTGTTGGAAAATGACTGGGGTGGTTCTGTGTATTTTATTGTAGACGGTTGGGTGAAAATTCGTACATACAATTTAGAAGGAAAAGAAGTAACGCTGAATATTATTGGTAAGGGGGAATTGTTTGGGGAAATGGCGGCGCTAGATGAAGTACCTCGCTCTACTGATGTAATTACTCTAACCCCCACTGTAATTGGCAGTATGCCATCTCAGGATTTTGTGAAGTTACTTCAAACAGAACCAATGGCTGGTATGCGATTGTCACAATTAATGGCACGACGCTTGCGCCAAGTGAATCGCCGACTACGGTTGCGGGAATCTGATAGTCAGTCGCGGGTAGCAGATACTTTACTGTTTTTAGCAGAAGGACAGGGAAAAAAAGCGCAGACAGGCACAGAAATTCCCAATTTACCTCATCGGGAATTGAGTAGCTTGAGTGGATTGGCGCGGGAAACAGTTACACGAGTCTTGACCAGGCTAGAAAAAAAAGGGTTGATTAGAAGGGATCAGGACATTATTTGTATTCCCGATTTGTCAGCCCTAGAAAAAATGATCGTCTAA